In Athalia rosae chromosome 6, iyAthRosa1.1, whole genome shotgun sequence, one DNA window encodes the following:
- the LOC105691795 gene encoding uncharacterized protein LOC105691795 isoform X2, which yields MPEEEKTLIYIELMSNTFKLIRWSGHWFPTRYLGIAAVFLSLDFWRSLIFISTIPLQMVPCIIDLILKIPDMPKVIMNGITTIYSIHALFRAVFMIMMGKSIWKIFKRFETCEGATAFHLIDKQLSQDATQKAFKSANKIFLIIIIGANVTGCLFTVTPFVISYEARAQKLQESSNNGTIPNVLVYEAWYPFDVSKFPVYQLTVLFQAFCGFIWINMVSTSDAIYLSVIIRAAEEFNVLQKMLTILSNINSTNITSESKMINTLLQDSGIKWPRDANILLHSWVHHHQLVLRNQEYVFNFCLWCGGVQRSVASAFGICWCHDKGSDCAIIGYKLFVRRNSSTVEFFLLLCKTIIKG from the exons AtgccagaagaagaaaaaactttgattTACATTGAACTTATGTCCAATACTTTTAAGTTAATTCGATGGAGTGGACACTGGTTTCCAACGAGATATTTGGGTATTGCGGCAGTGTTCCTCAGTCTTGATTTTTGGagatcattaattttcatctctaCAATACCCTTGCAAATGGTTCCATGTATTAttgatttgattttgaaaatacctGACATGCCAAAG GTAATCATGAATGGTATAACCACCATTTACTCCATTCACGCTCTCTTCAGAGCAGTTTTTATGATCATGATGGGTAAAAGTATTTGGAAGATCTTCAAACGATTCGAAACCTGTGAAGGGGCTACAGCATTTCATCTTATTGATAAGCAG CTTTCTCAAGATGCAACGCAGAAGGCTTTTAAGTCggcaaataaaatattcctcaTAATAATCATTGGGGCCAATGTCACAGGCTGCTTATTCACTGTAACGCCATTTGTAATCTCCTATGAGGCTAGAGCTCAAAAACTTCAAGAATCATCAAATAATGGAACCATCCCTAATGTTCTTGTCTATGAAGCCTGGTATCCCTTTgatgtttcaaaatttccagTTTATCAG CTCACTGTACTATTCCAAGCTTTTTGTGGATTCATTTGGATTAACATGGTCTCTACCTCAGATGCCATTTATCTTTCAGTTATAATTCGAGCCGCAGAAGAATTCAATGTCCTACAAAAAATGTTGACTATACtttcaaatataaattctaCCAACATTACTAGTGAATCCAAAATGATCAACACGCTTTTGCAAGATTCAGGCATTAAATGGCCTAGAGATGCCAATATACTATTGCATTCATGGGTTCATCATCACCAATTAGTTCTACG AAATCAGGAgtacgttttcaatttttgtctttGGTGTGGTGGGGTTCAACGCTCTGTCGCTAGTGCTTTTGGCATATGTTGGTGCCACG ATAAAGGATCTGACTGCGCTATTATCGGTTATAAGCTTTTTGTTCGTCGTAACAGTTCAACTGTTGAGTTTTTCTTATTACTCTGTAAAACTATCatcaaaggctga
- the LOC105691795 gene encoding odorant receptor coreceptor-like isoform X1 has product MPEEEKTLIYIELMSNTFKLIRWSGHWFPTRYLGIAAVFLSLDFWRSLIFISTIPLQMVPCIIDLILKIPDMPKVIMNGITTIYSIHALFRAVFMIMMGKSIWKIFKRFETCEGATAFHLIDKQLSQDATQKAFKSANKIFLIIIIGANVTGCLFTVTPFVISYEARAQKLQESSNNGTIPNVLVYEAWYPFDVSKFPVYQLTVLFQAFCGFIWINMVSTSDAIYLSVIIRAAEEFNVLQKMLTILSNINSTNITSESKMINTLLQDSGIKWPRDANILLHSWVHHHQLVLRILTEIRSTFSIFVFGVVGFNALSLVLLAYVGATIKDLTALLSVISFLFVVTVQLLSFSYYSVKLSSKAEKMSEQLLGINWWEAPVSYRTSLKLICLRASKDVTITGMGYFNLNLEMFLAITRSALSYFMVLIKLTTGNQ; this is encoded by the exons AtgccagaagaagaaaaaactttgattTACATTGAACTTATGTCCAATACTTTTAAGTTAATTCGATGGAGTGGACACTGGTTTCCAACGAGATATTTGGGTATTGCGGCAGTGTTCCTCAGTCTTGATTTTTGGagatcattaattttcatctctaCAATACCCTTGCAAATGGTTCCATGTATTAttgatttgattttgaaaatacctGACATGCCAAAG GTAATCATGAATGGTATAACCACCATTTACTCCATTCACGCTCTCTTCAGAGCAGTTTTTATGATCATGATGGGTAAAAGTATTTGGAAGATCTTCAAACGATTCGAAACCTGTGAAGGGGCTACAGCATTTCATCTTATTGATAAGCAG CTTTCTCAAGATGCAACGCAGAAGGCTTTTAAGTCggcaaataaaatattcctcaTAATAATCATTGGGGCCAATGTCACAGGCTGCTTATTCACTGTAACGCCATTTGTAATCTCCTATGAGGCTAGAGCTCAAAAACTTCAAGAATCATCAAATAATGGAACCATCCCTAATGTTCTTGTCTATGAAGCCTGGTATCCCTTTgatgtttcaaaatttccagTTTATCAG CTCACTGTACTATTCCAAGCTTTTTGTGGATTCATTTGGATTAACATGGTCTCTACCTCAGATGCCATTTATCTTTCAGTTATAATTCGAGCCGCAGAAGAATTCAATGTCCTACAAAAAATGTTGACTATACtttcaaatataaattctaCCAACATTACTAGTGAATCCAAAATGATCAACACGCTTTTGCAAGATTCAGGCATTAAATGGCCTAGAGATGCCAATATACTATTGCATTCATGGGTTCATCATCACCAATTAGTTCTACG AATTCTTACAGAAATCAGGAgtacgttttcaatttttgtctttGGTGTGGTGGGGTTCAACGCTCTGTCGCTAGTGCTTTTGGCATATGTTGGTGCCACG ATAAAGGATCTGACTGCGCTATTATCGGTTATAAGCTTTTTGTTCGTCGTAACAGTTCAACTGTTGAGTTTTTCTTATTACTCTGTAAAACTATCatcaaaggctgaaaaaatgtCCGAGCAATTATTGGGCATCAATTGGTGGGAAGCCCCTGTGTCATATCGAACGTCATTAAAATTAATATGCTTGAGAGCATCTAAGGATGTGACGATTACAGGGATGGGTTACTTTAATTTGAATTTGGAGATGTTTTTAGCC ATCACTAGGAGCGCCTTATCTTACTTTATGGTCCTCATAAAACTAACTACGGGTAATCAATAG
- the LOC105691797 gene encoding 60S ribosomal protein L18a: protein MKAKGELKEFEVIGRKLPTEKEKTTPLYKMRIFAPDAIVAKSRFWYFLRQLRKFKKTTGEIVSLKQIPEKTPIKIKNFGIWLRYDSRSGTHNMYREYRDLSVSGAVTQCYRDMGARHRARAHAIQIIKVEVVKAGNCRRPQVKQFHDSTIRFPLPKRIQHRNRMPLFSVRKPRTYFL from the exons ATGAAGGCTAAGGGAGAA TTAAAGGAATTCGAGGTGATTGGGCGCAAGCTCCCCACCGAGAAGGAGAAGACCACGCCACTGTATAAAATGAGGATATTTGCTCCTGATGCTATTGTGGCCAAATCTCGATTTTGGTATTTCCTTCGTCAGCTgaggaaattcaaaaaaactaCCGGTGAAATCGTCAGCCTGAAACAG ATTCCCGAGAAGACACCAATTAAGATAAAAAACTTTGGCATCTGGTTGAGGTATGACTCTCGTTCTGGAACTCACAACATGTACAGAGAATACCGTGACTTGTCTGTTAGTGGAGCTGTCACTCAGTGTTATCGTGATATGGGAGCTCGTCACCGTGCTCGAGCTCATGCTATCCAGATTATCAAAGTGGAGGTAGTTAAGGCTGGAAATTGTCGCAGACCCCAAGTCAAGCAGTTCCATGATTCTACGATCAGGTTCCCTCTGCCAAAGCGAATTCAACATCGCAATCGTATGCCGCTATTCAGCGTTCGCAAACCACGCACCTATTTCCTTTAA
- the LOC105691796 gene encoding phosducin-like protein: MATLDDKILGEKLHYYCSSSSEDEGNDSANSGDEDTSKNQCKPLQSSIGESVEYSKWDGTSSNTGPKGVLGDWQRFKQIEAEKRIEQEKERIALMKKLSLTCKSALDEEKEKLEETDPDLVELLNDDFLLNYQKQRMQEMLQQADKLKFGKVLNLKSADQFLTAIDKEHESVTVVIHIYEANNEGCITMNGCLLMLATEYPHVKFCTIQGSAAGLSRHFKKEGVPALLVYKKGQVIGNFVRITDHLGTDFYSSDIENFLIEHGMLNDKSCVPSIVTGKENSDSDSD, from the exons ATGGCAACGCTTGACGACAAGATTTTGGGAGAGAAGTTACATTATTACTGTAGCAGCTCCAGCGAAGACGAGGGCAACGATTCTGCAAATTCTGGAGATGAGGACACGTCCAAGAATCAGTGCAAACCTTTACAATCTTCTATTGGAGAATCcgtagaatattcaaagtGGGATGGAACTTCAAGTAACACTGGACCCAAGGGTGTACTGGGTGACTGGCAGAGATTTAAACAAATTGAAGCTGAGAAACGAattgaacaagaaaaagagcgaatcgcattgatgaaaaaacttaGTTTGACCTGCAAGAGTGCCCTggatgaagagaaagagaaacttGAAGAGACAGACCCAGACCTGGTAGAGCTATTAAATGACGACTTTTTACTCAATTATCAAAAGCAAAGAATGCAAGAGATGCTCCAGCAGGCTGATAAGCTTAAATTTGGCAAAGTATTGAACTTGAAAAGTGCAGACCAGTTTCTAACAGCCATCGAtaaggaacacgaatctgtgaCTGttgttatacacatatatgaaGCCAACAATGAAGGGTGTATAACGATGAATGGTTGCCTGTTAATGTTAGCCACTGAGTATCCTCATGTCAAGTTTTGTACGATTCAAG GCTCTGCCGCAGGGTTGAGCAGGCATTTTAAAAAAGAGGGAGTCCCAGCACTACTAGTGTACAAAAAAGGGCAAGTTATTGGCAACTTTGTTCGCATTACAGATCATCTAGGAACTGATTTTTACTCTTCTGATATCGAAAACTTTCTCATCGAACATGGAATGCTTAACGACAAAAGTTGTGTTCCATCAATTGTAACTGGCAAAGAGAACTCCGATTCTGATAGCGATTAA